One genomic segment of Streptococcus salivarius includes these proteins:
- a CDS encoding ketopantoate reductase family protein: protein MKIAILGLGVIGTTYAYAFQKAGHQVEHVLRDSKRNNAPKSLSVDLLDGRYHSKGENKHDTYEVHVAEADSEYDFIFLSVRHGFVKEAVETLRKNNIKGTLVFFCNFWDTRKEVQEWAGDYDYILAFPTAGGHMQEDHLDGVLFDHLMLEGEQKAHISNYSDLTTLLSSADLKWEVPHDMVEWIWIHMAINAGVTSTAARSGNLENPEELALNLMNSSSELSLAIKAIREALKVVEARGVNLKLYKAELLPYKIPAWIAGKAMKVMFAKNELTRKIMTLHNDKQDIFYCCQSVYQTGQELGIEMPILEANMKGISI from the coding sequence GTGAAAATAGCAATCCTAGGACTCGGAGTCATTGGAACGACTTATGCCTATGCTTTTCAAAAAGCAGGTCATCAAGTAGAACATGTCCTTAGAGACAGTAAGCGGAACAATGCTCCCAAATCCCTATCGGTTGATTTGCTAGATGGTCGCTATCATTCCAAAGGTGAGAACAAGCATGATACCTATGAGGTTCATGTGGCAGAAGCTGATTCGGAATATGATTTTATTTTTCTCAGTGTTCGTCATGGTTTTGTCAAAGAAGCCGTGGAAACCTTGCGAAAAAATAATATCAAAGGCACCCTTGTTTTCTTCTGTAATTTCTGGGATACTCGAAAAGAGGTCCAAGAGTGGGCAGGAGATTACGACTATATTCTGGCCTTTCCGACAGCGGGTGGTCATATGCAGGAAGACCATTTGGATGGTGTCTTGTTTGACCATTTAATGCTCGAAGGTGAGCAAAAAGCGCACATTTCTAACTATTCTGATTTGACGACTTTGCTGAGTTCTGCAGATTTGAAGTGGGAAGTGCCTCATGATATGGTCGAGTGGATTTGGATTCACATGGCGATTAATGCGGGTGTTACTTCGACAGCTGCACGTTCAGGAAATTTGGAAAATCCAGAAGAATTGGCTTTGAACTTGATGAATAGTTCTTCGGAATTATCATTGGCCATTAAGGCCATTCGAGAAGCTTTGAAAGTCGTAGAAGCGCGTGGTGTGAATTTGAAGCTTTACAAAGCCGAACTCTTGCCATACAAAATTCCCGCTTGGATAGCAGGAAAAGCCATGAAAGTCATGTTTGCGAAAAATGAGCTGACCCGAAAAATTATGACCTTGCACAATGATAAACAGGACATCTTCTATTGTTGTCAAAGTGTTTATCAGACTGGTCAGGAGTTAGGTATTGAGATGCCCATTCTGGAAGCAAATATGAAGGGAATTTCGATTTAG
- a CDS encoding DUF4041 domain-containing protein, producing the protein MAIFNFGKPKDEALENKIQRLNQEIAIQKAKLADLKAQIKIADDIVSLNTELSQKRSELFAIQNEISLANDTLGLQEFGFFERQYKFSDSTKYKEALDNLRKQQKDLVKSGQAGRIIVPMLLDNNQSKGRAMQNQLIKAAIRGFNGEADALLVKVSVSNVEKKIQALKKAFQQLNRMYSRNQIEITIPYLNLKIEELRLAAEFELQKQEEKELLREQRAKEREDKKLQAEIKARRKQLEKDRTHFKNMVSKVEELLKNATGEEFEELQRQLSEYQDKLSELDEIEEDIDYREGHATAGYVYVISNIGSFGEDVYKIGVTRRLEPLERIRELSSASVPFQFDVHALIFSEEAFALETELHNQLSEYKVNKVNNRKEYFKVPFEKIKALLDKHEELTIELNENAEAFEYRQSKLVGGQFK; encoded by the coding sequence ATGGCGATATTTAATTTTGGAAAACCCAAAGATGAAGCTTTAGAAAATAAAATTCAGAGATTAAATCAAGAGATTGCTATTCAAAAAGCAAAACTGGCAGATTTAAAAGCTCAAATAAAGATAGCAGACGATATAGTCTCGTTAAATACTGAGTTATCTCAGAAACGGTCAGAATTATTTGCTATTCAGAACGAGATTTCCTTAGCTAATGACACACTTGGATTACAAGAGTTTGGATTTTTTGAAAGACAGTATAAGTTTTCTGATAGCACAAAATATAAGGAAGCTTTAGATAATTTGAGAAAACAGCAGAAAGACTTAGTTAAATCTGGTCAGGCTGGTAGAATTATAGTACCTATGCTTTTAGATAATAATCAAAGCAAGGGAAGGGCAATGCAGAATCAGCTTATTAAAGCAGCTATTCGTGGCTTTAATGGTGAAGCGGATGCCTTGTTAGTAAAAGTTTCTGTTTCGAATGTTGAAAAGAAAATTCAGGCATTGAAGAAAGCATTCCAACAACTAAATAGAATGTATTCACGTAATCAAATTGAAATTACTATACCCTATCTAAATTTGAAAATTGAAGAATTACGTCTAGCTGCTGAGTTTGAGCTACAGAAGCAAGAAGAAAAAGAATTACTTCGAGAGCAAAGAGCAAAAGAGCGTGAGGACAAAAAACTTCAGGCTGAAATTAAAGCACGTCGAAAGCAATTGGAAAAAGATAGAACTCACTTTAAAAATATGGTTTCTAAGGTTGAGGAACTTTTGAAAAATGCTACTGGTGAAGAGTTTGAAGAACTTCAGAGACAGTTATCTGAGTACCAAGATAAATTATCTGAATTAGATGAAATCGAAGAAGATATTGATTATCGTGAAGGTCATGCAACTGCCGGCTACGTATATGTAATCTCTAACATTGGTTCTTTTGGTGAAGATGTTTATAAAATTGGAGTTACTCGTCGTTTAGAACCTCTTGAACGCATCAGGGAATTAAGTAGTGCGTCTGTACCTTTTCAATTTGATGTTCATGCTTTGATTTTTAGTGAGGAAGCCTTTGCATTAGAGACTGAATTACATAATCAACTAAGTGAGTATAAGGTTAATAAAGTAAATAACCGTAAAGAATACTTCAAGGTTCCATTTGAAAAAATTAAGGCACTTTTGGATAAACACGAAGAGTTAACTATAGAATTAAATGAGAACGCTGAAGCATTCGAATATAGACAGAGTAAATTAGTGGGTGGTCAATTTAAATGA
- the purB gene encoding adenylosuccinate lyase — protein sequence MIERYSRPEMANIWTEENKYRAWLEVEILADEAWAELGEIPKEDVALIREKADFDIDRILEIEQQTRHDVVAFTRAVSETLGEERKWVHYGLTSTDVVDTAYGYLYKQANDIIRKDLENFLNIIADKAKEHKFTIMMGRTHGVHAEPTTFGLKLATWYSEMKRNIERFEHAAAGVEAGKISGAVGNFANIPPFVEKYVCDKLGIRAQEISTQVLPRDLHAEYFAVLASIATSIERMATEIRGLQKSEQREVEEFFAKGQKGSSAMPHKRNPIGSENMTGLARVIRGHMVTAYENVALWHERDISHSSAERIIAPDTTILIDYMLNRFGNIVKNLTVFPENMIRNMNSTFGLIFSQRAMLTLIEKGMTREQAYDLVQPKTAQSWDNQVDFKPLLESDPEVTSRLTQEEIDEIFNPVYYTKRVDEIFERIGLGD from the coding sequence ATGATCGAACGTTATTCACGCCCTGAGATGGCGAACATTTGGACTGAAGAAAATAAATACCGTGCTTGGCTTGAGGTGGAAATCTTGGCTGACGAAGCATGGGCTGAATTGGGAGAAATCCCTAAGGAAGATGTGGCTTTGATTCGCGAAAAAGCGGACTTTGACATCGACCGTATTCTTGAAATCGAGCAGCAAACACGTCACGATGTGGTTGCCTTCACACGTGCGGTTTCTGAGACTCTTGGTGAAGAGCGTAAGTGGGTTCACTATGGTTTGACTTCTACTGACGTGGTAGATACTGCCTATGGTTACCTCTACAAACAAGCCAACGACATCATCCGCAAGGACCTTGAAAACTTCCTTAACATCATCGCTGACAAAGCGAAAGAACACAAGTTCACGATCATGATGGGTCGTACGCACGGTGTGCACGCTGAACCTACAACTTTTGGTCTTAAATTGGCCACTTGGTACAGCGAAATGAAACGTAACATCGAGCGTTTCGAGCATGCGGCTGCTGGCGTGGAAGCTGGTAAGATTTCTGGTGCGGTAGGTAACTTTGCCAACATTCCACCATTCGTTGAAAAATACGTCTGCGATAAATTGGGTATCCGTGCTCAAGAAATCTCTACACAGGTGCTTCCTCGTGACCTTCACGCTGAGTACTTTGCAGTTCTTGCTAGCATTGCAACTTCTATCGAGCGTATGGCAACTGAAATCCGTGGTCTTCAAAAATCTGAACAACGTGAAGTGGAAGAATTCTTTGCCAAAGGTCAAAAAGGGTCTTCAGCAATGCCTCACAAACGTAACCCAATCGGTTCTGAAAACATGACAGGTCTTGCGCGTGTCATCCGTGGTCACATGGTGACAGCTTATGAAAACGTAGCCCTTTGGCACGAACGTGATATCTCTCACTCATCAGCTGAGCGTATTATCGCACCAGACACAACAATCTTGATTGACTACATGCTCAACCGTTTCGGAAACATCGTTAAGAACTTGACAGTCTTCCCAGAAAACATGATCCGCAATATGAACTCTACATTTGGTCTTATCTTCAGCCAACGTGCTATGCTTACTTTGATTGAAAAAGGCATGACACGTGAGCAAGCTTACGATCTTGTTCAACCAAAGACTGCCCAATCATGGGATAACCAAGTAGACTTCAAGCCACTTCTTGAATCAGATCCAGAGGTAACATCTCGTCTCACTCAAGAAGAAATCGACGAAATCTTCAACCCAGTTTACTACACTAAACGTGTTGATGAAATCTTCGAACGCATCGGTTTGGGTGACTAA
- the argS gene encoding arginine--tRNA ligase, whose protein sequence is MNTKELIAAEIAKVVPELEQENIQNLLETPKNADMGDLAFPAFSLAKVLRKAPQIIAADIAEKIDASNFEKVEAVGPYINFFLDKSKISADVLGQVIAQGSHYADQNIGHGRNIAFDMSSPNIAKPFSIGHLRSTVIADALANIVAKQGYKPVRINHLGDWGKQFGMLIVAYKKWGSEEAVKANPINELLQLYVRINAEAEEDPSVDEEAREWFRKLEAGDEEATALWQWFRDESLVEFNRLYDELGVSFDSYNGEAFYNDKMDEVVDILTEKGLLQESQGAQVVNLEKYGIEHPALIKKSDGATLYITRDLAAALYRKRTYDFAKAIYVVGNEQSAHFKQLKAVLKEMGYDWSDDMTHVAFGLVTKNGKKLSTRKGNVILLEPTIAEAVNRAQAQIEAKNPNLPNKEAVAHAVGVGAIKFYDLKTDRMNGYDFDLDAMVSFEGETGPYVQYAHARIQSILRKANFTPSADATYSLNDVESWEIIKLIQDFPRIINRASDNFEPSIVAKFAISLAQAFNKYYAHTRILDESPERDSRLALCYATATVLKEALRLLGVEAPDEM, encoded by the coding sequence ATGAATACTAAAGAACTCATTGCAGCAGAAATTGCCAAAGTTGTTCCCGAATTGGAACAAGAAAACATTCAAAATCTGCTTGAAACCCCTAAAAATGCTGACATGGGGGACCTCGCCTTTCCTGCCTTCTCATTGGCTAAAGTCTTGCGCAAGGCTCCTCAAATAATTGCAGCAGACATCGCTGAAAAAATCGATGCCTCAAACTTTGAAAAAGTTGAAGCTGTTGGTCCTTACATCAACTTCTTCCTTGATAAATCAAAAATCTCAGCGGACGTTCTTGGACAAGTCATCGCTCAAGGCAGCCACTACGCTGACCAAAACATCGGTCACGGACGTAACATCGCCTTTGATATGTCTAGTCCTAACATCGCTAAACCTTTCTCTATCGGTCACTTGCGTTCAACAGTTATCGCTGATGCTCTTGCCAACATCGTAGCTAAACAAGGCTACAAACCAGTCCGCATCAACCACTTGGGTGACTGGGGTAAACAGTTTGGTATGCTGATTGTTGCCTATAAGAAATGGGGTAGCGAGGAAGCTGTCAAAGCCAACCCTATCAATGAACTCCTTCAACTTTATGTGCGCATCAATGCCGAAGCTGAAGAAGACCCATCTGTAGACGAAGAAGCTCGTGAATGGTTCCGCAAATTGGAAGCTGGTGACGAGGAGGCAACTGCCCTTTGGCAATGGTTCCGTGACGAAAGCTTGGTGGAATTCAACCGTCTTTATGATGAACTCGGTGTTTCTTTTGATAGCTACAACGGTGAAGCCTTCTACAATGATAAGATGGATGAAGTCGTTGACATCTTGACAGAAAAAGGACTTCTCCAAGAATCTCAAGGTGCCCAAGTGGTTAACCTTGAAAAATACGGTATCGAACACCCAGCCCTCATCAAAAAATCAGATGGTGCGACACTTTACATCACACGTGACTTGGCTGCTGCCCTCTACCGTAAACGTACTTACGACTTTGCCAAAGCCATCTATGTGGTTGGTAATGAACAATCTGCTCACTTCAAACAGTTGAAAGCTGTTCTTAAAGAAATGGGCTACGACTGGTCTGACGACATGACTCACGTTGCCTTTGGTCTTGTAACTAAGAACGGTAAGAAATTGTCAACTCGTAAGGGTAACGTTATTTTGCTTGAGCCAACTATTGCTGAAGCTGTTAACCGTGCCCAAGCTCAAATCGAAGCTAAGAATCCAAACTTGCCTAACAAGGAAGCTGTTGCTCATGCTGTAGGTGTCGGAGCTATCAAGTTCTACGACCTTAAAACAGATCGTATGAATGGTTACGACTTCGACCTTGATGCCATGGTATCCTTCGAGGGAGAAACTGGACCTTACGTTCAATATGCACACGCTCGTATCCAATCTATCTTGCGCAAGGCTAACTTCACGCCATCTGCAGATGCTACATACAGCCTAAACGACGTTGAAAGCTGGGAAATCATCAAACTCATCCAAGACTTCCCACGTATCATCAACCGTGCATCAGACAACTTTGAGCCATCTATCGTTGCGAAATTTGCTATCAGCTTGGCCCAAGCCTTTAACAAATACTATGCGCACACACGTATCTTGGACGAAAGCCCAGAACGTGACAGCCGTTTAGCTCTTTGCTACGCAACAGCAACAGTCCTCAAAGAAGCCCTTCGCCTTCTTGGTGTTGAAGCTCCAGACGAGATGTAA
- the argR gene encoding arginine repressor gives MMKRDRQAVIKQMISRDKIGTQEEIKQRLEAEGITVTQATLSRDLREIGLLKLRDEEGRLYYSLSEHVLPSLDPTVKDYVKSVSRAQFMLVLHTELGEADVLANLIDSDCNPEILGTVAGADTLLVICKDAVVAEKLESEFH, from the coding sequence ATAATGAAGAGAGATCGTCAAGCTGTTATCAAACAGATGATTTCAAGAGATAAGATTGGGACACAAGAGGAAATTAAGCAACGCCTAGAGGCGGAAGGTATCACAGTTACTCAGGCTACCTTGTCACGTGACTTGCGTGAGATTGGCCTCTTGAAGCTTCGTGATGAAGAAGGCAGACTCTACTATAGTTTGTCTGAGCATGTGCTTCCAAGTTTGGATCCTACGGTTAAGGACTATGTTAAATCAGTTTCCCGTGCCCAGTTTATGCTGGTCCTCCACACAGAGTTGGGTGAAGCTGATGTTTTGGCAAACTTAATTGACAGTGATTGCAATCCTGAAATTTTAGGAACTGTTGCTGGCGCAGATACCCTCTTGGTAATCTGTAAGGATGCTGTGGTTGCTGAAAAACTGGAAAGCGAGTTTCACTGA
- a CDS encoding YlbF family regulator encodes MNTPHQDLQKAKEELIDLLKHHEAVLAFQEAEKAIGQVPQISHLAGQMKAYQQEAVLFQKIEKQRAYEEAGEQADLIQHELENLPIVQDYRQKMQDASDLVQYVTKSIEERINEELRHG; translated from the coding sequence ATGAACACTCCTCATCAGGATCTCCAAAAAGCCAAAGAAGAGTTAATTGACCTCCTCAAACACCATGAGGCGGTTCTTGCTTTTCAAGAGGCTGAGAAAGCTATTGGACAGGTCCCTCAAATCAGTCATCTAGCTGGACAGATGAAGGCTTATCAACAAGAAGCAGTGCTTTTTCAAAAAATCGAGAAACAACGTGCCTATGAGGAGGCAGGTGAGCAGGCAGATTTGATTCAGCATGAGTTGGAAAATTTGCCTATTGTTCAAGACTACCGTCAAAAAATGCAGGATGCCAGTGACTTGGTCCAATATGTGACCAAGTCTATCGAAGAAAGGATTAACGAGGAGTTAAGACATGGCTAA
- the mutS gene encoding DNA mismatch repair protein MutS: MAKEKISPGMQQYLDIKENYPDAFLLFRMGDFYELFYDDAVKAAQILEISLTSRNKNADNPIPMAGVPYHSAQSYIDVLVEMGYKVAIAEQMEDPKQAVGVVKREVVQVITPGTVVDSSKPDNANNFLVAIDKAGSRFGLAYMDVSTGEFFATELDDFSSVCSEIQNLKAREVVVGYDLSEADEQILVKQLNLLLSKETEVYDDVHLIDTSLTDLESSVAGKLLQYVHRTQMRELSHLQKAQHYEIKDYLQMSYATKSSLDLLENARTGKKHGSLFWLLDETKTAMGMRLLRTWIDRPLVNQAAIVERQNIIQVFLDNFFERSDLTESLKGVYDIERLASRVSFGKANPKDLIQLGHTLAQVPVIKAILESFDDEALSRLLQELDALPELESLIRSAIDPDAPATITEGGIIRAGFDETLDKYRKVMSEGTSWIADIEAKEREASGITTLKIDYNRKDGYYFHVTNSNLSLVPDHFFRKATLKNSERFGTAELAKIEGEMLEAREKSSTLEYDIFMRVREQVERYIDRLQSLAKAIATVDVLQSLAVTAETNHYVRPAFNDEHRIVIDQGRHAVVEKVMGVQEYIPNTITFDSQTNVQLITGPNMSGKSTYMRQLALSVVMAQMGSYVPADSIDLPVFDAIYTRIGAADDLISGQSTFMVEMMEANQAIKRATPNSLIIFDELGRGTATYDGMALAQSIIEFIHDKVGAKTMFATHYHELTALSNTLTHLVNVHVATLEKDGEVTFLHKIVDGPADKSYGIHVAKIAGLPADLLERADTILTQLEGETVTIRPQEKVSPQEKPATETHVNEQISLFDDFTENPVLQELRDLDIYNMTPMQVMMAVADLKQKL; this comes from the coding sequence ATGGCTAAGGAAAAAATATCTCCAGGAATGCAGCAGTATTTGGATATCAAGGAAAATTATCCAGATGCTTTTTTGCTCTTCCGTATGGGTGATTTTTACGAATTATTTTATGATGATGCCGTTAAGGCTGCCCAGATTTTGGAAATTAGCCTAACCAGTCGTAATAAGAACGCCGATAATCCCATTCCTATGGCTGGTGTTCCTTATCATTCAGCTCAATCTTATATTGATGTCTTGGTTGAGATGGGCTACAAGGTAGCCATTGCTGAGCAGATGGAGGACCCTAAACAGGCTGTTGGTGTGGTTAAGCGTGAGGTGGTTCAGGTTATCACGCCAGGTACAGTGGTTGACAGTTCTAAACCTGATAATGCCAATAATTTCTTGGTAGCTATTGACAAGGCTGGAAGTCGATTCGGCCTGGCCTATATGGATGTGTCAACGGGTGAATTTTTTGCGACAGAGTTGGACGATTTCAGTTCAGTTTGTAGTGAAATTCAGAACCTTAAGGCACGTGAAGTAGTGGTTGGTTATGATTTATCCGAAGCTGATGAACAAATTTTGGTGAAGCAACTCAACCTTCTACTTTCCAAGGAAACAGAGGTTTACGATGATGTCCACTTGATTGACACTAGCTTGACAGATTTGGAAAGCAGTGTAGCGGGTAAACTTCTCCAGTATGTGCACCGTACTCAGATGCGTGAGCTCAGCCATTTACAAAAAGCTCAGCACTATGAGATTAAGGATTACTTGCAGATGTCCTATGCGACCAAGTCGAGTTTGGATTTACTGGAAAATGCTAGAACAGGTAAGAAACATGGTTCTCTTTTCTGGCTCTTGGATGAAACCAAGACAGCTATGGGAATGCGTCTCTTACGTACTTGGATTGATAGACCTTTAGTAAATCAGGCTGCAATCGTGGAGCGTCAGAATATTATCCAAGTTTTCTTGGACAATTTCTTCGAGCGTAGTGATCTGACTGAGAGTCTTAAAGGGGTTTACGATATTGAGCGCCTGGCCAGCCGTGTTTCCTTTGGAAAGGCTAATCCTAAAGATTTGATTCAGCTAGGTCATACCCTAGCTCAGGTTCCAGTTATTAAGGCGATTTTGGAGTCTTTTGATGACGAGGCCTTGTCACGTCTTTTACAAGAGCTAGATGCTCTGCCAGAATTAGAGAGTCTGATTCGGTCGGCTATTGATCCCGATGCTCCTGCAACCATTACAGAAGGTGGCATTATCCGTGCTGGTTTTGATGAGACCTTGGACAAGTATCGCAAGGTGATGAGTGAGGGGACATCATGGATTGCGGATATCGAAGCCAAGGAACGTGAAGCGTCTGGTATTACAACACTAAAAATTGATTATAACCGTAAAGATGGTTACTACTTCCATGTGACCAACTCTAACCTTAGCTTGGTTCCTGACCATTTCTTCCGCAAGGCAACCCTGAAAAATTCAGAGCGTTTTGGAACTGCTGAGTTGGCTAAGATTGAAGGTGAAATGCTTGAGGCACGTGAAAAATCATCAACGCTAGAGTATGATATTTTCATGCGTGTCCGTGAGCAGGTGGAACGCTATATTGACCGTTTGCAATCTTTGGCTAAGGCCATTGCGACAGTCGATGTGCTTCAGAGTTTAGCAGTTACAGCAGAGACGAATCATTATGTTCGTCCTGCGTTCAATGATGAGCATCGTATCGTTATTGATCAAGGCCGTCATGCGGTGGTTGAGAAGGTTATGGGTGTTCAGGAATACATTCCAAACACGATTACCTTTGACAGTCAGACCAATGTTCAGCTCATCACAGGGCCAAATATGAGTGGTAAATCTACCTATATGCGTCAGTTGGCTTTGTCAGTCGTTATGGCTCAGATGGGCTCTTACGTACCAGCAGATAGTATTGATTTGCCAGTTTTTGATGCCATCTATACACGTATTGGTGCTGCAGATGACCTGATTTCAGGTCAGTCAACCTTCATGGTTGAGATGATGGAAGCTAATCAGGCTATTAAGCGGGCGACACCTAATTCCTTGATTATTTTTGATGAGTTGGGACGTGGGACAGCCACCTATGATGGTATGGCTCTAGCTCAGTCTATCATTGAGTTTATTCATGACAAGGTAGGAGCTAAAACCATGTTTGCTACCCATTATCATGAGTTGACAGCCCTGTCAAATACTTTGACACACCTTGTCAACGTTCATGTGGCGACACTTGAAAAGGACGGAGAGGTGACTTTCCTTCACAAGATTGTCGATGGCCCAGCTGACAAATCTTATGGTATTCATGTAGCTAAGATTGCAGGTTTACCAGCAGATTTACTGGAACGTGCTGACACCATCTTGACACAATTAGAGGGC